DNA from Micromonospora nigra:
CGACCACCAGGTCGGCCTGGCCGGAGAGCACGGTGGCGGCGGCGAAGTGCAGGGCCTGCTGGCTGGAGCCGCACTGCCGGTCGACGGTGGTGCCGGGCACCGACTCGGGCCACCCGGCGGCGAGCACCCCGTTGCGGGCGATGTTCCACGACTGCTCGCCGACCTGGGAGACGCAGCCCCAGACCACGTCGTCCACCTGGGCCGGGTCGATCCCGGTGCGTTCGGCGAGGGCACGCAGCACGTGCGCCGAAAGATCAACCGGATGTACGCCGGCCAGGCTGCCCTTGCGCCGTCCGACCGGGGTCCGTACCGCACCGACGATAACCGCGTCACTCATGTCTACTCCCCGGTAACCTGGGCTTGCCCGATCCTACGTCGCCGCCGGCCCCTCGTCCGCATCGAGGGGCACTGGCATGCTGGTGGCGTGCACGAGGAGACCTCCCCACGCCAGTGGCGGGTACGGCCGGCGCTGCCGGTGCTGAAGACGATCGGCGCGGTCGCCCTGGTCGGGCTGGGGGTGCTGTTCGCCCAGGGCGACCTGGTCCGGCCGGTGCTCGCGGCGACGGCCGCCGCCGTCCTGCTCGGCTGGGCGGTTCGCGACTGGGTGGCCCCGGTGCGGCTCGGCGTGGACGACGAGGGCGTCACCGTGCTCAAGGGCTGGTCGACGTACCAGCGGCTGCCGTGGCGCACGGTCGAGTCGGTCGACGTCACCCGCCGGTCCGGCCGGGGCCTGGCCGGCGAGGTGCTGGAGATCGACGCCGGCGAGACGCTGCACCTGCTGAGCCGCAACGA
Protein-coding regions in this window:
- a CDS encoding PH domain-containing protein, translated to MHEETSPRQWRVRPALPVLKTIGAVALVGLGVLFAQGDLVRPVLAATAAAVLLGWAVRDWVAPVRLGVDDEGVTVLKGWSTYQRLPWRTVESVDVTRRSGRGLAGEVLEIDAGETLHLLSRNDLGAEPAEVAEAVRAARPATG